A portion of the Pan troglodytes isolate AG18354 chromosome 10, NHGRI_mPanTro3-v2.0_pri, whole genome shotgun sequence genome contains these proteins:
- the APOF gene encoding apolipoprotein F — translation MTGLCGYSAPDMRGLRLIMIPVELLLCYLLLHPVDATSYGKQTNVLMHFPLSLESQTPSSDPLSCQFLHPKSLPGFSHMAPLPKFLVSLALRNALEEAGCQADVWALQLQLYRQGGVNATQVLIQHLRGLQKGRSTERNMSVEALASALQLLAREQRSTGRVGRSLPTEDCENEKEQGVHNVVQLLPGVGTFYNLGTALYYATQNCLGKARERGRDGAIDLGYDLLMTMAGMSGGPMSLAISAALKPALRSGVQQLIQYYQDQKDANISQPETTKEGLRAISDVSDLEETTTLASFISEVVSSAPYWGWAIIKSYDLDPGAGSLEI, via the exons ATGACTGGACTGTGTG ggTACTCTGCTCCAGACATGCGTGGCCTCAGACTCATCATGATACCAGTTGAGCTGCTACTTTGCTACCTCCTGCTGCACCCTGTGGATGCCACTTCATATGGAAAGCAGACAAATGTCTTGATGCACTTTCCCTTGTCCTTGGAATCCCAGACACCCTCCTCAGACCCCTTGTCCTGCCAATTTCTGCACCCAAAGTCACTGCCTGGTTTCAGCCACATGGCCCCTCTACCCAAGTTCTTGGTAAGCCTGGCTCTAAGGAATGCCCTGGAGGAAGCTGGTTGTCAGGCTGATGTTTGGGCTCTACAGCTACAGCTCTACCGCCAGGGTGGTGTGAATGCTACACAGGTTCTCATCCAGCATCTTCGAGGGCTCCAGAAAGGCAGAAGCACAGAGAGGAACATGTCAGTGGAAGCCCTGGCCTCTGCTCTGCAGCTGTTAGCCAGGGAGCAGCGAAGCACAGGAAGGGTCGGGCGCTCCCTCCCCACAGAGGACTGTGAGAATGAGAAGGAGCAAGGTGTGCACAATGTAGTCCAGCTGCTGCCAGGAGTGGGAACCTTCTACAACCTGGGCACAGCTTTGTATTATGCTACTCAAAACTGCCTGGGCAAGGCCAGGGAACGAGGCCGAGATGGGGCCATAGATCTGGGATATGACCTTCTGATGACCATGGCTGGGATGTCAGGGGGGCCTATGAGTCTAGCGATCAGTGCTGCACTTAAACCTGCATTAAGGTCTGGGGTTCAGCAGTTGATCCAGTATTACCAAGATCAGAAAGACGCAAACATCTCTCAGCCAGAGACCACCAAGGAGGGTTTGAGGGCCATCTCAGATGTGAGTGACTTGGAAGAAACAACTACCCTGGCTTCTTTCATATCAGAAGTAGTAAGTTCAGCTCCCTACTGGGGGTGGGCCATAATCAAGAGCTATGACTTAGATCCTGGGGCTGGGAGTCTTGAGATATAA